In Solanum lycopersicum chromosome 3, SLM_r2.1, the genomic stretch GAAATCTAATACACTTTATAGAATCCCAACTAGAATAGAATACGTCTTGTAACTTTCAGAGTCTTGTAAATTTTCAACGTCTACCTTTATAAAAGTCGTTTAAAAGCACATTGTCAAAGTGCCTCTGTTCCTTTGAGAAGTTGCCGTAAAAAAATGTTCTTAATTTTCTTCTAGAAGATACAGAAACTTCAATTTTAATCCAATGAACTCAAACACAAGTAAATTGATCCTTGTGTAAGTTTTAACTTTTTGTGTAATACTGACCCCTTAGGTCAAGACTGACCACCGCCCAACCAGCCCTATATACTTATGCCTACTTAATACTACTAATATTTATCtttcttcatttaaaaaaataaagattgatccttcaaaataaatattacccTACTCACCATAGTCTATCATGTTCACGGTGATATATCGATCGgttcaatttgattttaaagTCTATTGGGTTGACTTATTAGTTATCGGTTTATAGAGATGTTAAATCGTTATAGAACTATTAAGATGTTAGATTATCGGTTATTGATCACTATCGGTTCGGTTATCGGTTTAACCgttaagatttgacacaaaagaaaaaatattgaaaatcacttagaaacaagggtgacaaaccaaataaaccatgcacttgagttcacaagttacatcttgctcaaaagcaaacacttttacatcgtagaataatcaagtgtttgagataatcaaaaataaaagtaggaaattAAACTATAAGTCGAggactttatatacaaaatggtataaatataattatttaatttactatcgggTTATCGGTTAACCTGttaataaaaaaactttaaatcgTTCAGAACCAATAactcaataacaaaaaaaaaatcgataCCGTTATCAAAATCACTaaaccaataactttttttatcaaTTCGGCTTATCGGtttcgattcgattttgaaTGGCCCTACTTTTTCCTTGCTTAgaataaagagaaagaaatataaaatatgtcatCAGGGGTCTATgggaagagagaaaaaaaaattgtcaatgtCCTCGATTGCATATAAATTATGTGTTTTGCTTAATTGTCGTGTTTGCTCGACAGACTCATGAATCACGAGTTAACCAAGTCAAACCTTGACATTGAAGAAAACCAAAAAACCGAttcgataaaaaattatttacattcgatatttgatattaaataaatatatttgcaCATAATTAACAATCGATAGGTGATATGtatcttattttttgaatttttaaatagtaattatgatgattaattatttaattcgaCGTAAATatcgtatatttttttgttataacaaGCACTCTTCCATCAAATGTGCTTGTTGCCTCCTAATTGTCTACAGTGTCTTAAATTCATCCTCCAATTTTATTGaccatattttttatgaaaaaaaaaaataaaggagtgCTATGGGgttggtgggggtgggggtgggggttaGAGTCGGCAAACACTAAACAGAAATTGTCAAACCTTAATAAATTGCAAAATGTCATTAGTAATATACTTACTAGTAGCttgcaaaatattattttcaagtaCACGTTACATGCCTTATATTCTGCAATAATTATTTGTTCTCATTTCTTATTACTTGTTTTCACATCTGTCTTTTCCACATCCCTAATGTAGCAATTGAGATTCTTCTTTGCGTCACTTGTGACGCAGAGTCTTTTGGCGTGAGGTATAAGGTATAATAATCTCACATTTGGTTggttttgaattatttatcatattattttttcgacAATGGCGGAATAACTTATCCAGGGATAACTTGTTCCCAACGGAACAAATTCGTTAGCTTTAGAGTCAGTGAGTTGAGAATGAATACAACCAAGCACGAATTGCTTAATAGTTTATACATAGTTAACTGAAAGGATACTCTTTCCAAGATATAGCTGCACTTCTATATAACTACATAAACACAACAGAAAGGAGTAAACAGAAGAAACTAACTTTATCTCCTGAGCATGTCTAAGTCTCAAACTTCTGTAAAACTTCCCATTTTCGACATTTCGAGGCCATTGAGTTCATCAAATTCCCTCAAGTCCCTTTCTTTAGCTTGTAAAGAATGGGGCTTTTTTCACATCAGTAACCATGGAATTCCTAGAGATTTATGTAAACAACTTCGTTTCCTTTCTAACCAAATTTTCGATCTCCCGTGTGATGTAAAGCTCAATGCTGGACCTTTATCAAATATAAGAACCTATACTCCTCACTTCATTGCTTCCCCTTTCTTTGAAAGCCTCAGAGTGTCTGGACCTGACTTCTTTGCTTCTGCACAGAGTACTTCCCAAGCCCTGATCAACCAGCCAATTCCAGAATTCAGGTAAAATCAAAAACCTTAAAACACTACATCCAACTTGCATGTATCTCGACTATTCATCTAGGTACTTGTTGCCTCGTAGAACAAGCATTAGGTACAGGTAACTCTGTCCATCAAAGCTTTGACAGATGATTTTTTTGTCTCTACTAGGATTTGAACCTTGGTTTTCACAAGCTTCATTGACTCCTAAATCACACCGTTGAATGCACTTAACACAACACTTTCtgttttgtgtttttattattgatgaaatacTCTACTTTTCTTGCATACATCATAAACATTAGTTTAAGATTGCTTGACCAGATGAGTTAACTCAGTCTGGTAAGAATTCAgcatttttaatgttttttcttttgtcctTTGTAGTCATGCAATGGAGGTATATGGGAGAAAAATGGTAGAAGTGTCCAAAAGCATTGTTGAGGTCATACTGATGAGCTTAGGTCCTGAATTTGAGCGAAAATTCGCATCGGAATTCAAGAACTGTCATGGCTATCTAAGAGTAAACAGCTATACTCCACCCGAAAGCACTGACGAtgtacaagaagaagaagaagttgaagGGCTAGGGATGCACACTGATATGAGCTGCATAACAATAGTATATCAAGATGAAGTTGGTGGACTTCAAGTGAGATCCAAAGAAGGCAAGTGGATGGATATTGATCCTTGCCAAGACACACTTGTTGTGAATATTGGAGATCTATTGCAGGCTTGGAGTAATGGGAAATTGAGGTCATCTGAACACAGAGTTGTTTTGAAAGAGCCTGTGAGTCGATTTTCCATCGCGTTCTTTTGGTGCTTTGAAGATGAGAAACTGATTGTTGCACCACAAGAGATTGTGGGGAAGGGAAATTTGAAGGTCTATAAACCTTTTGTTTGTGCTGATTATTTGAAGTTTAGAGAAAGCAATGAGAAAGGCAAGTTTGAGAAAGTTGGTTTCACTGTCAAACATTTTGCAGCTAAATAGTAGTCTTGGTTACTTGATTTGTAgcattttcttttgtattagtGAGGTTAAAAACAATTATACTATTTTGGTAATGGAAGTTGTTTGTTGTCCTAGTTATGAATTCTATATACAGATACTTCTATTCTTGAGTTTATGTTCTATGTTATCTCCTTTTTTGTATTTGCACTTAAGTTGAGGGTCTTTAGGAAACATTTTCTCTACCTCCTCGAGGTATtggtaaggtctgcgtacatTTTATACCATTAGATCAAATTATCTGCAATAGCAAGCACAACATATTCTAACATAAAATAAGCAACTTGTTTAACATGTTGAGTTACACAGCTAGTTCAAATTCTTTGGACAGttgttatattataaaataaatcctTTTTTTCCCCCAATTTGGCGGCACATGAGTTTGCTTCCACTTAGTTGGTGGCAACTCTGTTATGTTTGACCTTTTGCAGCTTCTAGAGGTCACTAGACACATTCTTGAATGAGGTTTAGTAATACAACAACAAATTCAGTGAAATCACACAGCTAGAGTCTGGAGAAGGTAGATTATATGCAGTATGTATGTCAGATCAACTCTACCTCACGGAAGTAGAGAGGTTGGTTCCAAAAGACCCATGCATGTATTGAAGCAGTTTGAGAAAGAAAATACAAGAGTCGAGAAGACATagcaaataataaaatacaccTTCTCAACCTAGCTGGAAATGAAGCATCTAAACctggaagaagaaaaaacctAACAGACCATCAAATGTTTGGGAATATAATTAGTCAACCAAGAGAATTTAGGCAAAATTCTCTTATTGGCAGATAGGAGTCTTTATTTAATCAGTTCATTGGCAGCTGAGGGACCTGTTCttggaagaaaagaaaaagtaatgtCACTGATTATTGCAGGGGAAAGGCCAAGTCTTCTGCAGCTAAGAGCCAAAAGTCTATTTGTATGCTACACTTGCCCAATATAGttggcaaaagaaagaaaaaaataataatcagaaGATTTTGTCACAAACAATGCCAGTAAAGGTACATATAATCGTTACATAAAGAATCAACAAGCATTACAACTTTTCCTACATGTACCATAATAATCAGGAGAACCAACCATAAAAACAGGATTCCTTTCACACTCTCCAGTAGCAGCCCATCGCGTACAGTTCTCATCTTCATCGGTACAATAGGTGTCACCATCTGATTGTAATGGATCCTTTTGCACAGTTATACTTCTCAGATAAAAGAATTTGATGGCATACCACATTTCACCATCAATAACAGGGCATCTTGCATGGGAGCTACTCCTGTCAGGGGATGCATCGAGGTGGACATTGAAGAACACAATTGCATTTCCTTTAGTTGGTCTCAGGGAGTCGCTACTCTTCGTACAGTCAGACAATATCTTATTCTACATCAGgagttcaaataaattaaaacaaaagcaCAAACAGAAAAGATGTCATTACGAAATTAAAGTACAAAGCACCTCTATTTTACCTCTGACTCAGGGAAGAGGATCTGACCACCCTGTGTCACATTTGATAGATACAAAATGACAGTCGCCATTAATGGTTCGCTGGACTTGAGTGTGGAGTTCATCTCAAAATAACTATAATTCCCCTTTGAACTCTCACGTCCAGAATGCAGAACATGCAATGGCTTGCTGTTTCCTGAAGGCAAGGATGATAGCGGTCAATCATACAACACTGAAAAAGGCAGACTCAAAACCTTCAGTTGGGAGGGGTACCTAGAAAGAAACAAATGGAACTTATATGTCTGGCAATGAAAACTACCTTTTGGCAGAAAGGTCCAAGCTGAGATCCTTTCTTCGATCCTTGAGGAAGTAGGAtcctagaattttttgataaaggTAACATTAGTAGGATCCTAGAATTTAAAGAACAATACAAAGAAACATGTTACAAGTACTGAGTACTGTGTTTTATTAACATAAACTGCTTTCTCAACCAGCAAATTCAGTGAGCATGGAGACCATTCTCATGGGAAGCATAAGCAGAGTTTATAGCACCCTAATGCATCATTACTAATATCTGGAGTCCATTCGCATGGTAAGCAGAGTTTATAGAACCCTAATGCATAATTACTAATATTCCATTTTCATGGTAAGCAGAGTTTATAGAACCCTAATGCATAATTACTAATATCTTCAATTTACAAGACTAAACACTATCTAAATAATACAAATGCTTAGTCACATCTATGCTTTGAAAAAGCATTAGCTCATATAAAGAACCGTGTAGATAACAAGAACTTACCTTTGCATCTACAGGAATACCCATAGTTGGAAAATTCACTGCATCCACAGAAGCATTATCAATTGTGGAGCCATTTCTCATTCCATGCACCTATAAATGGATTCATGCGAAGACACATTTTAGAAACTTTCTAGAGAAAAAGTATAGCAGTACAAGTTGTGAGGCATTGATTTACCGAAGAGATTAAGTGATCAGTCTCTTCTGCTGACATAAAGTCTCTATACAAGAAAACcctatttcaagaaaaaatattcattattcctccaTAGTCCATACAGAGAATTATTAACCAGGAAGCCAAACAAGCATGCCTTCAAAACACCAACATAACAAAGAaaacttttcttcttctctttttggGTAAACTTACTTAAATGCAGAATTTTGcgtttttaaaatttcttcacATGCCACCACATATTGAAGAAGTAACAAGGTTAATGATTGAATAGACTACCTGACCTTGGTCGCCACGAGAGTTGAACGACGCGTGAGGGATCAAATCTATTAGAGCGTACAGGATGGCCCGACTGTATAATGGCATCCCCATTCACCTCCTCAGCCCTCAATTCTTTTCGGCCTCTGAAACAAATTGTTGTAATCATGTCAAGCACCATTTATAAAAATCACTCCAAAATTAATGGTTATCATTGATCTTCTTACATTTAATAATTTGCAGCTTATAACTAGTTGAGTAGTATATCTTCTACAGTACAGTCGAAAAATGTCTCTCTTGAAAACCACAACCCAACAAGATAAATCAGTTTCTTTTCCGAACTcccaatattaaaaaatatttttgacacaCTCATAGAAGCTGCCAACTTCTAAGCTCAAAAGACGGAAACTTTTAGGGGGGAAAGAACAGAAAAGGGCACTTTATACTACTCTCAGTTTAAATTTCTTtgtcttacttttcttttttgttcatttcaaaaagaaatgttttttttctttttttggcaaCTCTTAATTTAGCTTTCCACATGAACATGTTTAAAACCACAAAatttaaagggtattttggtacATGTTTTCCAATCTTCCTGTTTGGTTGGTCAAAACTCAAAAGGTTTGGAGAACATTTCCTCTAGGAAAAGAAGTTCTTcgaaatgagaaaaatgactttcctaatgGAAGTAGGAAAACAAGTTCATAAGTGACATTTCAAGTGTATTGTCTCCTCCCCACCCACCCAATTCCCCCAACCCTTGACCATTCCACCCTTGCCACCTCCGAATCCCCCCATTCCACCTCCATAAAGTTTGCTAGATAACATATAAATGCTCttagtataatattttctttttaattaccaaacaaagaaaataagtgAGAAACACACTTGACttcaaggaaaacattttccttcgtaGCAAACACTGTTGGGTATATAGCAAAAATAGATGGAAAATAgaggaacttgaaaagttgagaacttgaagagttgggaactttgaaaagtcattttatgctttaatgaaaGGGCATTTGTTACTCATCAGCCATGGAAAGAAAAATACGACTCCTATTATTAATTGTAAtggttaaaagggttggaaagataGAAACCCTCGTGCCGTCGTGCAAAGTTTCGGTAATTCTGTTTTTCAAATGCAGATTGGCAACAAACACACCCCTTTTACAAGATTCAAAAAGTATTTCTTTACTTTCTCAAAaccaaacaaacaaattgattACTCACTTATGAAGACTTTTATGATTATTTCAATCGTACTGCTAAGTAACCTTAAAAACTATGAATACCCATATAAAAACTACATCACATAATGAACCCAGATCAAGATAtgttttgaattcaaatatcaTGAACAACATAGCGATTACTATAGAGTATTAAGGAACCAATTACTTAAAAGAGCAATAGAAatcaaagataataaaatacAGGGAAATTGGGACAACTTTACTGACTTTTCAGCGAAAAGAAGCTCGGAACAGATCCCCAAAGCCACGAAGATGAAAACCCAAAGAAAGTTCGCCATTGTTGTAACCTTTTTGGGGAAATGCAGAGTTTTACTGACACAGTTGTTCGAATTTCCAAAGGGATCTGTGAAGTTTCGACTCACTCCTACGCCATCTGGAACTTCATGCTTTCgtaatattcttatttttatctcGTTGTTATTAGTATTTGTTATTtagtaaaattatataaattactaGTAAAATTACCCGTGTTCTGCGCGGGAATTTAATATcatgatatttataaaataatattaaaatttgtcATTCACTAAgactaaaacactatattatgttatataCAAGATTACATACTAACgaatattaataatgtaaaggaaaatgaaacatATTATCATTGATCCTTTATAACATGAACATAAACAAATTactgtaaaaatatttatcaggATCTCTAACATAACCAATGGTGTCGTTGAGCCATTCAACAGGACCAAAGTACACAACTATTTAAATGTGAAgaagacaaagaagaagaagagcttcagaatttttgttgttttaaaatgaaaggaaatccCTCTACTTATAAAAAACAAACGGTAGTGTGAACAATTGTTTGTTGAGTCTTATAGAAAGGTTACACTTATTTAACAAAGTTGCAATTTTTCGAAAAAGTCGCAACACTCGGAAAGGTCAAAACCgttcataaaaattataacttttcataaacgtcgtaatttttcatcaaaattacaacttttcgttaaagtcacaactcttcataaaaatcacaattctTCATTACAGtcgcaatttttcataaaaatcataatttttcatgaaaaggaaAAGATAATTTTGTAAATACTAATTTGTGGTAGCACCACATAGACAGACCGAAGgttctttcatatatatatatatagatagatagatataattGTTTGTGAGGTATCAAGTTATTGTTTAGAGCTCTTGAACTATATTTTATCTCTAAGATGAAAATTTATAGACTACTTCATAAGTTAAAAGTCTTAATAAATAGTGTAAATTATTGTCCAGGGCATAAGAAATAATGGCACTCATCTTATGGTGCAAAGAAATATTTTCAGCAATGTAGGAATAGAAAATTTCTCATCTTCCACTCGACTATGGGTTTattttggaaagttaaacttcacaaaacttgTCCTACAATTAATGgatgcaaaacatgcatgcaaccaatcaaAACTCAATATAGTATCAAATTCAAGAATATCGAGTTCCactagatcaacataagaaactctattgggcaatattattggacaatttctatacaccctttttacAACAATCgactcacccactggagtagacactataaaaaattaatacaaaatatcaagtaaaatatcaaactttatgGCTACTAGAGGTGTAACAAACGATAATGTAGCACCAGGTTAAGTAAggcataaacatcaatagaggAGACTTTCAACATAACGGTCACCTTATGCTCAACTACTTAGCAATTCTCCATGAAAAGAATCTTCACACATAATAAACTTACAGAAAAAAAGGACTAATAAATACATCCATTTTCCATATGTTCTGTAAGTTCTATAGATACATTGATACAAGCCATTGCTGGCTGACAcacccaaataaaaaaaaaaaggaccatAGTGTCAATCAAATGAGATTATAAGAACTATGGTTTAATCAAAGAATGATGAGTTTATAACATTGTGTATCACTGGGATCTTGATCTTATTAATATCTTATGACCTGATTCATCCTTCTCATATAGACGCTCAATCAGTTCATCCCAGTTATCTTTGGTCTTGCTTCTACTTGATGACCCTGGGGATGAATCCCGAACTGATGTATCAGACTGTTCTTCCTCTAGTTCATCAAAAGTTCCGTAATGAGAAGGTGAAAAAGCATGTGGAACAGCCAAGGTGACAGCTCTCTGTAGAGCAGCTTTATGCTCCTCGTTGTGCTCTCTAGTTAATGTCTGTTGTCGCTCCATCTTTTGCTTTGCTGGAATTTCCTTCACATGATCTCTCTCTTGCATCAACTGGATgcacaaaaaatatatgaatgtgaagaaTTGTTGAAAACGATTTAAGCTTGAACACCTACCGTGTAGCAACATAGATACAAACAAGGAGCACATAATAGAACAGAGCAGCAAAATCATTTTACAATTCAATTGGACACAAGATACTAGCTGATCACTAAAAGTATATTCAAGCCAAAACACTCTCATATTTCGAGGCTTAACTAATAATATTTGCGTACgaaaaatgaattgattacCAAAGCTTCCCAGAAATATTTAAAGATCttctaaatttattaataagCTATGCATCAATACCAAGCAAGTCAAAGTTGGCTATGTAAAATCCTCTAAATTTTTCCAAAGAGCTTATAAGTTGCTAAAATTCTTCAACGCATCTACAGTCACAAGTACTACTAGTTACAAGAACGCATCAATCCACAGGCTAAAAGGAACCAATAGATGCAACCACGTTTGCTGCTTTAAATTTCACAACTTAGTGCTGAAACAGCTAATAAAATGAAAGGCATGGACTACTTgcggaaaaaaaaagtttaaccAATTTTTATCAAGACGCAAGAGAGCTGCAACTTGTATTCAACCACCCTTAAGAGTGATGAACTTGTGCCAAGAAGGATTGCACTGATAAACTATCTTAACTGATGATGGATAGCTCACAAGTGCCCTACGAGGGTGGATTGGGTACAGACAATATCATTGATAAGATAAGGTGGAGAGCACATGATGTGGATTCCTGAACATATTGGTGCTAGTTTGAGCTTTGAACCATCTCAATTCAAAGTTAGTGCAGCAGTAAAATTTCTGTTTTGTGTCTATTGCGGAATGCAGTAGGCATACGCAAAACCATGTATTTATGGAATATCTATTCCAGATAGCCTACAGCCAAACTCGCACATCTTTAAAAGTAAAAGGACCGTATAAAGTACACAGACAATTTGTTTGGAATTACAAAAAGCCATCAGTAGTCAAAGAAGTGCAGACAACTTACTTCCAGGGCCCTTCGTGCTTCTCTCTCTATCCAGATAATTGCATGATCAGAAGTAGCATTACAAGAGAGAACTATGTGCTCAAATCTCCCATCCACTGGAACTGCAGTCTTCACAACAGGTGGAAATCGTCCACATCTGTTTTAATGGACAAATATGGTACTATATGAATCAGAGGCTGCAATCATGTACCTAATAGTAGAACACTGCAGCGTAAAATGGTATCATGATTGACTGTATTGTACTATGCAAACCATTATGGTGGTCGTTATGCCAAATCTGTCGGAATAGATGCTTTTACTTAAAACAGAAACATAATAGTATTGAACTATAAAGTACAATAAATGGTTCAGATCCCCGCAAAGGcaaaaaacactaggtgatttccATTTATTCAAGCCTTGGTGGGCAGAGTTACCTGGTAGCTGTGTTGGTGGAAATAGCAGGTACCTGTTAGAATATTCAAAGTATGCAAGCTGGCCCAAACACCACGTCATAAGAAAAGGCTTATTCTACACACCATCATAGATCTTGTTTTCCACATACATAGGCAGGTCCTATTATATAAACAACTCAAGACAATTTCATGTAGCACATCCTATAAGTCTTGAAATACCTAAAAGGTTTCCTCTCGACAATGTGGTAGAGGCGACCTGGGGCGTAAAGTCTTCGTGGATCCTTGAGCATCTTCTCTTCTGAGATGCATGTATCTCTCATGCACCTTAGGCATAAGAGGCATGGTAAACTgcgaaaaataaataagtaaaggAAAATATATGAGGTTATTTATGAGGACTAAACGTTAGCATGTAAAAAGGGATCTAAAATATTGGACTCTCTACTTAATGACTGCTATACTAAGGGAAGCTCAATGCACTAAAGCTCCTGCTATGTGCAGGATCCGGGGAAAGGGCGGACCACAAGGGTTTAGTATGCAGCCTTACCCTGCATCTCTGCAAGAGGTTGTTTCCACGGCTTGTAGTTAATGACAGTTTAAAAAAACATGGTTCTGTTTCCTTAAATACTATATTGGATTttcacacaaacatgaagttttACTAAGTTGACTTGGGTTTAAACACAGTGAAGAGGAGATGAACATTGAACAAAACCTGGAAGTAGAAACAAAAAGAGAAGGACTCAAGTTTCCTAGTTGATGGTACACCACCCATCCAGTGCCTCTTAAGATAGTAACTAAATGAGGATTCAGAAGCTCTTATTCCAAATGAGGGATGGTGTAGTGAAAGGTCCAGTTAAGCCGTGAAGCAAGAATGCAAAAAACATGTTAAGCGCTTCTCCTCGCTTAGATGGGGCTTCAGTGCCTTCATCAAGGCTCTAAGACACATTTTTCCTTGACAATGAGCATAATCCTGAAGAAGCGACAccaaataattgatatttatttttattgtaatttttttcagtTTCTTTGACTATTTGTTACACATATTTGTAATAATAGTCTTGGACTACActtaaaaatttgtattattttttctccatttgtgTCTTCTTCATTAAAGCCAACTTTATTTGCTCTTAAAGTCCAGTGGACCTTacagttttttttttcgttttcgCCTTCAATAACAGTATGAGGTAACGGACTCTTGAAAGCAAgtataatatcaaatttaacTATGTTTTACCAGAATAGTGACTTGAATATATCTTCCAAAGGAGTTGCTGTCCGTGGCAAGAAATCATCCTATTAAAGAAAGAGAAGATGGAGTTAGATTGAAAAGAATTGCAGCCCGCAAAATGGGAGAAAAACTTCAAAGGCAGACTAAAAGACCAGTAGACATTGATAATTGACATCAAAATAGACATTGAAGATAATGCAAAACATCTGTAACCATTATATACACTAAATGAAGCTCCTTGCTTCAAAGGTACAGATTCCAAAGCCAATAAATTGACCTCCCACTGTAAGAAAGACTGGAATTACACAGACGGAAGAAACGACATGATCTGCTTATTATGCAGAGCGGATGAGACTTGGGAGTTAGCTAAATTGACAAGGCCTTTAAACTACAAAATGCAGAAAGTTACATGCTTCCACACCAAGAGTATCCATCTAGAGTGGTTAAGTATGTTCAAAGTGATGCATGTAGAACTTGCCTGAAGCACAATGGAGTTGATGACATCTGCATATCTCACTGCCAGATTCAGTGACATACATCTAGCTGGTGCAATAGCAAAGCACCTGATTCTTTTCCTATCAATATTACCCAGCTTGTCAAGATTTTGTGCTACCACCATTGTCAATAACGCTGCTACACCTGACCCAAGTGAATGTCCGGTAACTGTTAAGGTATAGTTTGGATATTTCTCCAGCAGTTGCTTCATGATCTCACATTCTGCATTTAAAACCAATCCAGCTGCTTTTAATAAGCCATTGTGAACATACCCACCATCAAATTTCCGTTTTCCCAGCTTATTGTCCAACAGGACTGCATAATCACTCTCCTTCGCCAAATTAAGACCTCTAATAGCAAGAACTATGTCAGCATGATCATGATCCAAATATAAGAGATATGGTGGTGCTCGACCACCGGTATCTGGATAGTTTTTCTTCACAATTAAACAGTCTGGATTAATTCCATATCCTTCAGGTGGTTCCCACTGAGGTTGTCTAAGATCATCTTCGTATACACCCAATATGTATCGGCATAGCCTAGGGACAGGTTCAAATTCTTCAGCCGTGGCAACACTCCAATTTTCACTGTCATGTCCTGCACTATGGAGGCACCGCTTCCATGCCCATCGGGCACAAGCTACACCGTATACACATTCAAGGAGAGGGGGTAAACCACAGAGAACGGACATTATTGCCTATGGCCTAATTGTTAGACTGTTGATTAAGAATGTCCTTGAGACTAACTAGCAGCTAGTCAAAGTCTGCAAGATTAACATAGCAGATAATAAGGATACCTTAATATAAAAGCCACAATGCCCACAACTTAAATCAGTAGTTGACAaacattcaaacaaataatcaGTCAATCAACTACGCCAAAATCTCAAACTAGTTGGGGTTGGCTATATGAATCTTCAATATCCACTCTGTTCCAATTGAGCTCATTTCAGATGTAAACTAAGATTTCCTTGAAAGTAGAGAATCTCAGCAATCTTACCCTAAACTAAGAGTACAAGTCTCTAAACAGCCTGAAAAGACTAATTCCttcaatgaaatttatatgaagAATCATTTAAATCCATGAATCTTAAAAAAACTCATG encodes the following:
- the LOC101255367 gene encoding probable prolyl 4-hydroxylase 12, encoding MANFLWVFIFVALGICSELLFAEKGRKELRAEEVNGDAIIQSGHPVRSNRFDPSRVVQLSWRPRVFLYRDFMSAEETDHLISSVHGMRNGSTIDNASVDAVNFPTMGIPVDAKDPTSSRIEERISAWTFLPKGNSKPLHVLHSGRESSKGNYSYFEMNSTLKSSEPLMATVILYLSNVTQGGQILFPESENKILSDCTKSSDSLRPTKGNAIVFFNVHLDASPDRSSSHARCPVIDGEMWYAIKFFYLRSITVQKDPLQSDGDTYCTDEDENCTRWAATGECERNPVFMVGSPDYYGTCRKSCNAC
- the LOC101255065 gene encoding uncharacterized protein, with the protein product MSVLCGLPPLLECVYGVACARWAWKRCLHSAGHDSENWSVATAEEFEPVPRLCRYILGVYEDDLRQPQWEPPEGYGINPDCLIVKKNYPDTGGRAPPYLLYLDHDHADIVLAIRGLNLAKESDYAVLLDNKLGKRKFDGGYVHNGLLKAAGLVLNAECEIMKQLLEKYPNYTLTVTGHSLGSGVAALLTMVVAQNLDKLGNIDRKRIRCFAIAPARCMSLNLAVRYADVINSIVLQDDFLPRTATPLEDIFKSLFCLPCLLCLRCMRDTCISEEKMLKDPRRLYAPGRLYHIVERKPFRCGRFPPVVKTAVPVDGRFEHIVLSCNATSDHAIIWIEREARRALELMQERDHVKEIPAKQKMERQQTLTREHNEEHKAALQRAVTLAVPHAFSPSHYGTFDELEEEQSDTSVRDSSPGSSSRSKTKDNWDELIERLYEKDESGHKILIRSRSQ
- the LOC101255664 gene encoding gibberellin 20-oxidase-like protein, which codes for MSKSQTSVKLPIFDISRPLSSSNSLKSLSLACKEWGFFHISNHGIPRDLCKQLRFLSNQIFDLPCDVKLNAGPLSNIRTYTPHFIASPFFESLRVSGPDFFASAQSTSQALINQPIPEFSHAMEVYGRKMVEVSKSIVEVILMSLGPEFERKFASEFKNCHGYLRVNSYTPPESTDDVQEEEEVEGLGMHTDMSCITIVYQDEVGGLQVRSKEGKWMDIDPCQDTLVVNIGDLLQAWSNGKLRSSEHRVVLKEPVSRFSIAFFWCFEDEKLIVAPQEIVGKGNLKVYKPFVCADYLKFRESNEKGKFEKVGFTVKHFAAK